GATGCAGAACTGCAGGTTATCCATGACGGCCGCCGGCGTCGTGAAGTCCACGACGACCTCCGCGCCGTTGTCCGTCAACTGGGAGAGGGGGTCGCCGTGGTCGACCTCGGCGACGAGCTCCAGGCCCTCGGCCTCCTTCACGCCGGCCACGACGGCCGAACCGACACGGCCCTTCGCTCCCAATACTCCAACCTTGATAGCCATAGCGGCGCTCCCTTCCTCGTGTGCGTGCATTCTCTGCGGCCACTCTACGGCGTTGGCCCGCGCCCGGTCACGATTGCCTTACGGTGCTCGGAACTTCAGCCCTGCCCGCCACACGCCCCGTTACAGTAAGACGTATGAAACACAACGACCGGACCCGTGCTCCCCTCGTCGCGTCGGCGCTTGCCGCAGCGGTCGGCCTCGGGGCGTGCGCCCCCGCGGCAGAGGACGCCCAGGACACGACGGTGACGACCGCCACCACGACAGCCTCCACTACCGCCGCTCCCACCACCGAAACGACGACGGCAACCCCTGAGGCGCCCTCGCACCTCGCGGCGACGGCCGAGGAGGCCGACACCCCGGGCGAGTTCAGCCTGGACCGCGCCCAGCAGGCTCCCTCCCCGGCGGCCGAGCTCGTTATCGCGGACGTGCGGGCTGCCGCGCACGACGGCTTCGACCGCGTCGTCTTCGAGTACTCCGGAGCGGGTGCGCCCGGGTTTATCGCGGACTACACCGCCCAGCCGCTGCAGCAGGCGTCGGGTTACCCGATCGAGGTCGCCGGAACCGCCTACCTCGAAGTCATGATCCAGGGCACGCCCATGGGTATGCTCAGCCCCCGCGAGGAGCTCAACTCGGTCGGCCCGATGAACATCGCGGCCGAGTCCGTTCAGGGCGTCACCCACGGCGGCGTGTTCGAGGCCGACACGCAGTACTTCATCGGCCTCGACCAGCAGCGCCCCTTCCACGCCTACACGCTCGCGGATCCGCCGCGCGTAGTCGTGGATATTCAGAGGTAGGCGGCCGCGGGGTGGTCCCCGCCGGGCCTAGTCCTCGGCAGGGTCCTCGACGGGTACGAGCGAGATCTTGCCGCGGTTGTCAATGTCGGCGATTTCCACCTCGATCCGCTCGCCGACGGTGACCACGTCGTCGACGTTCTCGACGCGCCTGTTCCCGCCGAGCTTCGAAATGTGGATCAGCCCGTCCGTGCCCGGCAGGATGGAGACGAACGCGCCGAAGGCGACGGTCTTGACCACGGTGCCGAGGTAGCGCTCCCCCACCTTCGGCAGCTGGGGGTTGGCGATGCCGTTGATGCGCTCAATCGCGTTGTCGGCAGCCTCTCCGGAGGCGGCGGAGACGTAGATCGTGCCATCGTCCTCGATGGACACCTCGGCCCCGGTCTCGTCGGTGATCTGGTTGATGGTCTTGCCCTTCGGCCCGATCACCTCGCCGATCTTGCCCACCGGGACCTTGATGGTGGTGATCTTCGGGGCCAGCGAACTCATCTCGTCCGGGCCGTCGATGACCTCCGCCATCGTGTCCAGGATCGCCTCACGGGCGTCACGAGCCTGTTCGAGGGCGGCGGCGAGCACGTCGGAGGGGATCCCGTCGAGCTTGGTGTCAAGCTGCAGCGCGGTGATGAACTCCCGGGTGCCCGCCACCTTGAAGTCCATGTCGCCGAAGGCATCCTCGGCCCCGAGGATGTCGGTCAGGGTGACGTACTCGGTCTCCCCGTCGACCTCGCCAGAGACCAGGCCCATCGCGATGCCCGCCACCGGGGCCGCCAGAGGCACACCGGCGTTGTAGAGCGACAGCGTCGAGGCGCACACCGAGCCCATCGACGTCGACCCGTTCGAGCTCAGCGCCTCGGAGACCTGGCGGATGGTGTAGGGGAACTCCTCCTTCGAGGGGATCACCGGCACCAGCGCACGCTCGGCGAGCGCGCCGTGACCGATCTCGCGGCGCTTCGGGGAGCCGACGCGGCCGGTCTCGCCAGTGGAATACGGCGGGAAGTTGTAGTGGTGAATGTAGTGCTTGGAGGTCTCCGGC
This is a stretch of genomic DNA from Corynebacterium auris. It encodes these proteins:
- a CDS encoding AMIN-like domain-containing (lipo)protein; the protein is MKHNDRTRAPLVASALAAAVGLGACAPAAEDAQDTTVTTATTTASTTAAPTTETTTATPEAPSHLAATAEEADTPGEFSLDRAQQAPSPAAELVIADVRAAAHDGFDRVVFEYSGAGAPGFIADYTAQPLQQASGYPIEVAGTAYLEVMIQGTPMGMLSPREELNSVGPMNIAAESVQGVTHGGVFEADTQYFIGLDQQRPFHAYTLADPPRVVVDIQR